The proteins below are encoded in one region of Myxococcales bacterium:
- a CDS encoding 2-oxo acid dehydrogenase subunit E2, producing MTVLNMPQLGESVFEGTIGKWLVSEGDFVEKDQALVEVLTDKADSELPAPASGVVVKINAQEGDTVAVGDALCEIDENAKGNGAKPAEKDRKETPPPPSKEQSSSASSAQAKAKTTSSSISDGPVSASPAVRKAAREEGIDLSSVQNKDAAERAKALSGQGAGSGGLYIPEFKLPPYIERPGDEIIKFSRRRRIIADHMLYSKHVAPQVVTFAEVDMHATTKLRTEHKGKLKSEGINLTFLAFVTAATARALSENRALNSRVLDDAYVILRDINLGIAVDTPEGLVVPVIKNADTLSIRGLAKAIDELAEKSRDGKLAPDDLAGKTFTISNPGRKGNLVGGAIISQPNVGILRIGEIKKRVVVVEKDGEDFMAIHPVMQMALTYDHRVVDGVAANGFLHRIHEILEQADFEL from the coding sequence ATGACTGTGCTGAACATGCCCCAGCTTGGGGAGAGCGTTTTTGAGGGAACCATTGGCAAATGGCTAGTATCGGAAGGCGATTTTGTCGAAAAAGACCAAGCCTTGGTCGAGGTGCTTACCGACAAGGCCGATAGCGAGCTTCCTGCCCCTGCTTCAGGCGTCGTTGTGAAAATCAACGCCCAGGAAGGCGATACCGTTGCCGTGGGCGATGCGCTCTGCGAAATCGACGAAAACGCCAAAGGAAACGGTGCAAAGCCCGCGGAAAAAGACCGCAAAGAAACACCTCCTCCTCCATCCAAAGAGCAAAGCAGCTCGGCTTCCTCGGCTCAGGCCAAAGCGAAAACCACTAGCTCGAGCATCAGCGATGGGCCAGTGAGCGCGTCACCAGCGGTGCGCAAAGCAGCACGTGAAGAAGGTATTGATCTAAGTTCGGTCCAAAACAAGGACGCAGCCGAGCGAGCCAAAGCCCTCAGCGGTCAAGGCGCAGGCAGCGGTGGTTTATACATACCCGAATTCAAACTACCGCCGTACATTGAGCGCCCTGGCGATGAGATTATCAAGTTCTCACGCCGCAGACGCATCATTGCCGATCACATGCTTTATTCCAAGCATGTCGCTCCGCAAGTTGTCACTTTTGCCGAAGTCGACATGCACGCCACCACGAAACTGCGCACGGAACACAAAGGCAAGCTGAAAAGCGAGGGCATTAACTTAACCTTCCTAGCTTTCGTAACAGCAGCGACCGCACGCGCCCTCAGCGAAAACCGCGCGCTCAACTCGCGTGTCTTAGACGATGCCTATGTCATACTGCGTGATATCAATCTCGGCATTGCCGTGGATACGCCCGAGGGCCTTGTCGTGCCGGTGATCAAAAACGCCGACACCCTTTCCATTCGCGGTCTAGCCAAGGCGATTGATGAACTGGCCGAGAAAAGCCGCGATGGCAAACTCGCACCGGATGACTTAGCAGGGAAAACCTTCACTATTTCTAACCCTGGCCGCAAAGGCAACCTGGTCGGCGGCGCCATCATCTCTCAGCCCAACGTCGGCATCTTGCGCATCGGTGAAATCAAAAAGCGTGTGGTCGTCGTCGAAAAAGACGGAGAAGACTTCATGGCCATCCATCCTGTAATGCAAATGGCCCTCACCTACGATCACCGGGTGGTCGACGGCGTCGCCGCCAACGGCTTCTTACACCGCATCCACGAAATCCTCGAGCAAGCAGACTTCGAGCTTTAG